One window of the Hemitrygon akajei chromosome 5, sHemAka1.3, whole genome shotgun sequence genome contains the following:
- the LOC140727222 gene encoding pleckstrin homology-like domain family B member 1, translating to MDIQEPEKSKDEKVLEEKEGPKNDLWMLNSTPLDIIDIGKGLKMQSERPHLVSLGRGRLSIAITLIPINEGKTRIGTEDAATVQDIIIQGQDVAAEHCYIENEDGVIKLYPCGNYCTMDGFVVKEPTQLTQGRGLSFIHSPVLLSEKGCQKPGWSELK from the exons gAACCAGAAAAGTCCAAAGATGAGAAAGTATTGGAAGAAAAGGAGGGGCCAAAGAATGACCTGTGGATGCTGAAC AGCACCCCGCTGGACATTATTGACATTGGAAAAGGGTTGAAGATGCAGTCAGAGAGACCCCACCTCGTGAGTCTCGGGCGCGGACGGCTGAGCATTGCCATCACACTCATCCCCATTAATGAAG GCAAGACGAGGATCGGCACTGAAGATGCTGCCACTGTACAGGATATTATAATACAAGGCCAGGATGTGGCAGCCGAACACTGCTACATCGAAAATGAAGACGGTGTGATTAAGCTGTACCCATGTGGGAACTACTGCACCATGGATGGGTTTGTGGTGAAGGAGCCCACACAACTGACCCAAGGTAGGGGCTTGTCCTTCATTCATTCCCCAGTCCTACTGTCAGAGAAAGGCTGCCAAAAACCTGGCTGGTCAGAGTTAAAGTAG